The nucleotide sequence GATTTGCCTGTAGTAACAGTTGACGCCACACTGGTTGCAGTAACGGGGTTAGCTACCGCAACCGCTGCAACGCTAGTGCCGGCCGAACTTGCGGCTGCTGTACTGCTGGCACCAATCGCGGCGATTGGTGCGGCACAGCCAGGCAAGAAAATTGTGCTGATGAAGCAAAGTGCGGTAATCCAAAAAGCCCGCATACATCTAGCTTGTATTACTTAGCCACTTTACAGACAGAATTGAATACGCCAGCTGTCCAGCTTTCACTAACTACGGGCTCGTATTTGCTATCGGGAGTATTGCTCTCCGAGACTACTTTTCCAGAACCCTTGTTTCCAGAAAATTCTTTATAGGCAATAGGGCGATAGCTCACTGATGGACAATCATATTCATTTAAGCCAATGATGGAGCTAACGGCTTCTTTGTTAGTTGGATTGGTGCCCGGCTTTTTAAAGTCCAGCATAGAAATAATTTGAGTTTTCTCACCTTGCGTTTGTACAGTATCCAAATCGACATATACCGTCATGAGTGCATTAGAGCCTAATTCT is from Polynucleobacter sp. MWH-UH23A and encodes:
- a CDS encoding surface-adhesin E family protein, with protein sequence MKNILLALLTASALFIGAQGTANAAWKELGSNALMTVYVDLDTVQTQGEKTQIISMLDFKKPGTNPTNKEAVSSIIGLNEYDCPSVSYRPIAYKEFSGNKGSGKVVSESNTPDSKYEPVVSESWTAGVFNSVCKVAK